From a region of the Vanrija pseudolonga chromosome 2, complete sequence genome:
- the SPAC2C4.04c gene encoding UPF0538 protein: protein MSTPPRTPPHETLATEARPVTSATITVRVIKSFPFRTTKNLVLKELDLSVTTVGHLADLCREAIKTQPGFKYYRSVQLDTLKKYTVAHGHKSQNLIINLDHDDWILSDPHQTLANAGFENETEVSFFNRADYEAFKNHPETKWD, encoded by the exons atgtCCACACCACCCCGCACGCCACCCCACGAGACGCTCGCGACTGAGGCGCGGCCCGTCACCTCGGCCACGATCACGGTGCGCGTCATCAAGAGCTTTCCGTTCCGCACGACCAAGAACCTCgtcctcaaggagctcgactTGAGCGTCACGACCGTCGGGCATCTGGCTGATCTGTGCCGCGAGG CGATCAAGACACAGCCTGGGTTCAAGTACTACCGCAGTGTGCAGCTCG ACACGCTGAAGAAGTACACCGTCGCCCACGGCCACAAG TCCCAGAACCTCAtcatcaacctcgaccacgacgactgGATCTTGAGCGACCCTCATCAGACACTCGCGAACGCCGGTTTCG AGAACGAGACCGAGGTGTCCTTCTTCAACCGGGCCGACTACGAGGCGTTCAAGAACCACCCCGAG ACCAAGTGGGATTGA
- the 1433_1 gene encoding 14-3-3 protein has protein sequence MSTVSREDSVYLAKLAEQAERYEEMVENMKAVASSDKELTVEERNLLSVAYKNVIGARRASWRIVSSIEQKEESKGNSAQVAMIKSYREKIEAELAKICKDILDVLEKHLIPSAASGESKVFYHKMMGDYHRYLAEFATGDKRKDSADKSLEAYKAASDVAVTELPPTHPIRLGLALNFSVFYYEILNSPDRACHLAKQAFDDAIAELDTLSEESYKDSTLIMQLLRDNLTLWTSDMQDNAEDPKKEDETKEEPAAA, from the exons ATGTCTACTGTTTCGCGTGAAGACTCTGTCTACCTTGCCAAGCTTGCTGAGCAGGCTGAGCGGTACGAGG AGATGGTCGAGAACATGAAGGCCGTCGCCTCGTCCGACAAGGAGCTGACCGTTGAGGAGCGCAACCTCCTCTCGGTCGCCTACAAGAACGTCAtcggcgctcgccgtgccTCGTGGCGCATCGTTTCCTCCATCGAGCAGAAGGAGGAGTCGAAGGGCAACTCGGCCCAGGTCGCCATGATCAAGAGCTACCGGGAGAAGATCGAGGCTGAGCTCGCCAAGATCTGCAAGGACAttctcgacgtcctcgagaAGCACCTCatcccctcggccgcctcgggcgagTCCAAGGTCTTCTACCACAAGATGATGGGTGACTACCACCGTTACCTCGCCGAGTTCGCCACCGGTGACAAGAGGAAGGACTCTGCCGACAAGTCCCTTGAGGCCTACAAGGCCGCTTCGGACGTTGCCGTCACCGAGCTCCCCCCTACCCACCCCATCCGCCTTGGTCTCGCGCTCAACTTCTCGGTCTTCTA CTACGAGATCCTCAACAGCCCAGACCGCGCTTgccacctcgccaagcaggccttcgacgacgccatcgccgagctcgacacccTCTCGGAGGAGTCCTACAA GGACTCGACCCTCATCATGCAGCTCCTCCGTGACAACCTCACCCTCTGGACTTCGGACATGCAGGACAACG CTGAGGAccccaagaaggaggacgagaccaaggaggagccCGCTGCGGCCTAA
- the 1433_1 gene encoding 14-3-3 protein — MPLRGLLHTLGAHGWAHVFFITMSTVSREDSVYLAKLAEQAERYEEMVENMKAVASSDKELTVEERNLLSVAYKNVIGARRASWRIVSSIEQKEESKGNSAQVAMIKSYREKIEAELAKICKDILDVLEKHLIPSAASGESKVFYHKMMGDYHRYLAEFATGDKRKDSADKSLEAYKAASDVAVTELPPTHPIRLGLALNFSVFYYEILNSPDRACHLAKQAFDDAIAELDTLSEESYKDSTLIMQLLRDNLTLWTSDMQDNAEDPKKEDETKEEPAAA; from the exons ATGCCTTTGCGAGGCCTGTTACACACGCTTGGTGCACATGGCTGGGCGCATG TCTTCTTTATCACC ATGTCTACTGTTTCGCGTGAAGACTCTGTCTACCTTGCCAAGCTTGCTGAGCAGGCTGAGCGGTACGAGG AGATGGTCGAGAACATGAAGGCCGTCGCCTCGTCCGACAAGGAGCTGACCGTTGAGGAGCGCAACCTCCTCTCGGTCGCCTACAAGAACGTCAtcggcgctcgccgtgccTCGTGGCGCATCGTTTCCTCCATCGAGCAGAAGGAGGAGTCGAAGGGCAACTCGGCCCAGGTCGCCATGATCAAGAGCTACCGGGAGAAGATCGAGGCTGAGCTCGCCAAGATCTGCAAGGACAttctcgacgtcctcgagaAGCACCTCatcccctcggccgcctcgggcgagTCCAAGGTCTTCTACCACAAGATGATGGGTGACTACCACCGTTACCTCGCCGAGTTCGCCACCGGTGACAAGAGGAAGGACTCTGCCGACAAGTCCCTTGAGGCCTACAAGGCCGCTTCGGACGTTGCCGTCACCGAGCTCCCCCCTACCCACCCCATCCGCCTTGGTCTCGCGCTCAACTTCTCGGTCTTCTA CTACGAGATCCTCAACAGCCCAGACCGCGCTTgccacctcgccaagcaggccttcgacgacgccatcgccgagctcgacacccTCTCGGAGGAGTCCTACAA GGACTCGACCCTCATCATGCAGCTCCTCCGTGACAACCTCACCCTCTGGACTTCGGACATGCAGGACAACG CTGAGGAccccaagaaggaggacgagaccaaggaggagccCGCTGCGGCCTAA